Below is a genomic region from Helicobacter pylori.
TAAATCAATGTTAGCGATATTCAAACTCCCTTGATCGCCAAAAACAAGCTCGCTGTTTTTCAAATTCAGCACGCTACTGTTGTTAGGGTTTAAGAGGTTGCCTCCCAAACTTAAGGGCGCTTTAACATCAAGGGCTTGATGGAAAGTGATGGGGCTTTGAGAAAAAGCGTTATCATAGAAATTAAACGCCGTGTTAGAGGTGATAGCACTAGAGCCTTGAAAATCTAAAGAAGAGTTATTGCTTAAATTAAACTGCCCTCCTAAAGAGACCGCCCCCTTAAACACGATAGAGGAATTACTCAAACTCGTAGTAATATTCGCTGAATTGAAATTAACCGCTCCGTTAAAATTAAGGTGAGAGCCATTACTCGCAATCAAGCTCGCATAATCGTTGATCGTGGCGTTGTTGGAAACATTAATGGCGCTTTGGTTGAGGTTGAGCGAGCTGGTGTCGTTCACATTCAAATCGCCTTGAAGTTCTAAGGTTGAATGGTTGCTCGCATTGATAGAGGCGTTTTGAGAAAGATTGATCGCATTGGCTTGAATACTGCTTGTCCCCACTGAAACGCTTAAATTGGAATTGTCAAACGACACGCTATTAGCTGAAATTTGATACAAACCAGAGCTTAAATTCGTGCTGTTGGTGAAACTGATCGCATTAACGGCATTGAATTTAAAAACAGATTGCGTTGTCCCCACATAGCCTCTAAAAGAGCTGTTAGAAAAATCCAGATTCAAAGCGTTGAAACTAAAATTGGGGTTGCCTTTATTTTGCGCGGTATCGTCTATAAAATAGGAGTTTTGAGCCTGAATGTTCGCGCTGTTAGAGATAAAATTCATAGACGAGCTTTGCGTGCCAGCGGCGCGGTTATACAAAGTCGCGTTCGTTAAAAGAATGCCTTGAAGCCCGTTAAAATTAAGGCTCGCGCCCCCACCGCTAGAAATGCGGTTCCCGCTTTCAATGCTGCCGGTGATGTAAATCTTTTGCGCTTCATAATGCCCTGTGATAAAGCCTATGCATTGCAAATTCCAGCAATGCCCGCTCGCATCATTACTCCCTGCTCCCTTATTGTCCCCAAAGCGAATGATGGTGTTAGATTGCGGCGCATCGCTCGCATTTGTCCATATGCTTTTAGCCCCAAAAACGATCGCGCTGTTTTGCCCGGTGAATGTTTGAGAAAATTCCGCCTTAGTGAATAGAGTTTTCCCGCTCGCATAAAAATCAATGCTGTTGTCATAATAGTAAATGGTGTTGTTTGCATTCCCTAAATTATTGTTATAGCTATTAGGCATGTAGGTCATAAAACCGAGAGCGTTTTGATAATATAAGTGATCCGATTTTTCCATATCCACATAATCAAACACCATGCCAACGCCCAAACGCCGGATAGAAATGCTGTTTTGTGAAAAAATCTCTTGGAAATTGTAGGTTTGGTTATTGAAAGAATACACCACATCATAGACGCCATTACCCGCGCTAGAGACGAGTTTTTCACTGCTAGCCCCATGCCCTTGGTAGTTGATGAGCTGCCATAGATTTTTAGCAAAAGCGTTGTTGTATTCAATTTCTTTAGAAGAGCTTACAAGGGTGATAGGGTTGCCATTTGTGATAGCTTCACCAATATTAATCACCGAATGAGCGTTAAAAGTAATTTTCCCATCGCCAAAAGACAAAGGAGCGTTCAGGTTTTTTAAAGTGATGTTGTTTAAAGTAACCTGCCCTTTCACGCTCGTATTCGTAGGGCTATTAAAAACCACATTATCAAAGGTTGCATTCCCTGAAATATTAACAGAGCCGGTATTATTAAAATTAGCGGTATTTTGAGAGCCATCACTAGAGTTCCCAAAAACAGCGTTCCCGGCGATTTGCAAATTTGAATTAGCGTTAGTGAAATCCCCCACAAACGAAGTGGTTGCGTTAGAATTATTGAAATTAAAAGAAGCACTGTTGTTAAAGTTAGCGTTATTGAACGAAGCGTTTTTTGCGCTAATCTCAAACGAACCGCTATTGAACTGGTTGTTATTTGAAAAATTCAAGCTATCGCCACTGAATTGGTAACTCCCTCCATTAAAGTTGGTGTTTTCAAAAGTCGCTTGCCCTGCATTGAAAATGAATTTCCCGTCTTTGGCTTGGTTAGTGAAAGTTGCGCCATACACGGAAAGTTTGCCGTTAGAATTTAAACCCTTCAAATTCTGCGAATTGTCCATGCTTTGCGTGGAAAAAGTCATAGAGCTTGAATAAATCCCGGCGTTATGTTGCGTGATAGTAGCGTTAGCGATATTGATGCTATCTACCCCATTAAAGACCAGATTGGCTGCCCCACCGGTGCCTATACGATTACCAGAACGCAGATTCGCTGTGATATATACATGATAGGCGCTATAAGTGCCATTAGTCGTGCCTGTGCATTGGTAATAGGGCCAAGGCCCGCAATGCCCATTAAGAGCGCTCCCTGAAGTATCCCCAAAAGACACCGTGCCGCTAGAAGAAACGCTATTTCCAGTCCATGTTGAGTTATACCCAATCACCAAATTACTACCACTAGCGCTAAAAGTTTGTTTAAACGAGTTAGTGTAGCTCCCCCATATTTGAACGCTCGGCAAGTAATAAGTCCCGCTCTCTGTAAAATTTTGGGATTTAGGGATGTAATATTTATGGTCATACCAAGGCATGTTAGAATTAATATAATTTGAAGCGGATAAGTCAAATTTGGAGCCGTTAATGACAGGGGGTGGCGTGTAAGTCCCGCTCTCTAAAGCTTGGATAATAATGGAATTAGGGCCAAAAGTTTCTTGCAGTTTGTAGATAGTATCCCCTATTTTGTAGCCCACTTGATAGACTTGCGTAGAGTTTGTAGAGGATTTAGGGGGCGAAGAGTCAGTATTTTTAGATGTTGCAGCACTTTCACTCAAAAGCTGTCCGGTAACCCCATTGTAAGTGATCATATCCCACAAACCTTGAACGAAACTTTGCGGTTTTGAAGAGCTTTCGTTCGTTTTTAAGGCGTTTGTCAAACCATTGATTGCATGGTTTAAAAGACCGCTATAAGTGATCCCACCGCTAGAATTTAAAATCGTTACACTCTTCTCACTGCCTAAACTTGTGAGGTTGAAAGTCGTCCCTTGAGTGAGAGTGATTGTAGAACTCCCAAAATCAAGGGTTGATCCATTGTTCAAATCATTTTTACCGCTTAAAGTAACGCTACCACTAATGGTCATGTTGTTTGTATTAATAGAAGTATTGAATGTCGTGTTGTTAAAACTCGCACCCTCATTAATGGTGATTTTACCGGTATTGTTAAAATTAGCGTTATCAAAGGAAGCGTTTTGGATCGTTAGTTGGTGGTTTGAATTGTTAAAGGCTTGCTGAAAGTTCACAAAGCCCTTAAGAGTGGTAGTGCTGCCGCTAAAAGAGCTGTTTTGAATTTGGGGGTGCTGAGCGTTATTCGTTGGATTAGTTTGGTTATTAAAAGTAAAAGTCCCCCCATTAAAGGAGCTGTTTTGGAAAGTGGCTTGATTGTTAAAAATATAAGTAGCGTTGTTGAAATTCGCGCCATTAAAAGAGCTTGTGCCTTTAAAATTAAAACTACCGCTATTAAAGGCGGTGTTATTAGTAGCGCTAAATCCTTTATTAAAAGTGAATGCCCCCCCATTCCATTTCGCCCCGCTAAAAGTAGCGTTCTCTTCAAAAGTGAAACTGCCGCTTGCATTGCTAAAGGTCGTGTTAGTAGCGTTAGTCGTCCCTTTAAAAGAATAGCTAGGCCCAGAAGTGGAGCAATTAGCCCCACTGCCAACTTTAGCTAAAGAACTGCAAGTATCCCCACTTAAAGAAACCGAATTAATGGTAATGGTGCTGTTGGCATTGCCTATATTCACTTGCGAAGTTTTATACGCGCTGATATTGGAATTGATAGTAACCTTATTGGCGTTCAAGTTTAAAGTGGCTATTCCCGTGTGCGTGCCAGCTCCCGATCCCACACGATTGCCCACTTCTACGCTGTTATTCACATTGATAGTCCCAGCGCTAAAAGTAACATTAGTATGCCCATTAGGATACCAAGAAGTGAAGCTATTCCCACTACTCGCACCTAGATTAAAGGTAGCGTTACTGCCTAATTCAATATTTAAATTCCCCCCATTATATTCCCCTCCGGTGTAGTTATACAGACCGCTTAAAAAATAAGTGCCGTTATCATTTTTTAAATTGGCTGTGATGTCTTGGTTGTTTTGAGTGTGGTAGTAATTAGCCGCATTACCCCCTGCCCAAGTTTTTGTGATGAGTTGGTTTCCTGTGTATTGTTGTGTTTTTTCCTCCCATTTGTCGCAACTCCATAGAGCATACCATGGATGATGCACGCATACCCTTTGGCTTTTTTCCCCCCAACTAAGCCCCAAAATATCCGTTCCATCTGCATACACCCCACTAGCAAACCCACCGATGAGTAAAGGCATAAGCCATAAAGGACGCTTTAAGATTGTTTTTTGCTTGCGTGTTATCTTTTTTGGTTTCTTTTTAAACTTTTTCATTAAATGCTACTTTCTTTTTCTCTAAATAGTAACTAAAAACTCTCTCCTTTAATCAAACCGCATTTTTTCCAAGCAAACGCCAAAAAAACAAAGCGCACACCAGCACAAACAATTCCTTAAACAGCCATTCGCTTTGAGCGTGCGAGCGGGCAAATTCAGCGCTTTGAAGCGCGGCTTCACCCACTTTTTGAGCGTTTAAAATATAAGGCGTGTAATAAAAAACAAAGAGCAAACACAACGCTCCTATCGCCACGCCAAGGATCAAATACACTAACGATCTTTTATAATAAATAAACGAAATGATTTCATAAAGTAACACCACAAAACCGATCGCGCCTAAAAGATAATTGAAACGCACAAAGATTTGCGCCATGAGTTTCCCGCTTTCAAAGGGAGTTAGATTCAATTCAGGTAAAATGCTTGAAGCTTTGAAAACAATGGGTGCGACTATCGCTCCTAGAATGATCAAAGAGCCGCCCAAAATACCTAAAAGAAGCAAATACACCCCTAAACCAAATTTTTTCATCTTCCACCTTTTTTAAGATTTTTGCAACAAATGGTTGCAATCCTTAAACTGCCACACTTGAACTAAAGGCATAAAAAATTCTAAAAGGGCTTGAATGTCAGTGATCCTATCTTTTAAACCGATAAACACTTCAATCTTCACGCCTTTTTCTAATAAAAATCTAATTATACGATCACTATACTTGTAATCCAATAAAAATTCTAATTCTTCTAAAGAACCCATTTTTTTAAAACGCTCCAATTGGGCGTTCAAGCCCACGGCTTGATAAAAGTTGTCCATGTAATTTTGCGGATCTTTTTGAAATGAAGAAAGTTGTAAGCGTTTGAACGCCAAACTCTTATGCGCTAGCATGCAAGGCGAAAACAATAACAAAGAATTGATGCGCCGCTGTTGTAAGATTTCATTATAGGCGTATTCTATCGCTTTAATCGCTCCCATAGAAAAGCCTGACACATCATAAGCCCCTTTTAAAAGCCACTCTTCAAACAAAACGCTTTCATTAACAAACCCAAAACCACTAAAAAAACGCATTTTCACCCGTTCAATAAATCATACAAATGAGAATGTTCTAAATATTCTTGCTCTAATAACAGAGTGCTCAACCGCTTACAAGCTGCAATTTGAGGCTTTAAAAACTCCAATTGCTCTTCATAAAGAACGCTTAAAGACTCTTTTGTGGGGGTTAAAAGAAGCTCACTAGCCATAAATTCATTCAAAAATTTCGCTTTTTGCAAGTCTTGTTTAGACAAACTATAACGCTCCTTATAGAGCAACTCTAAAACAATCGTCCCGCTCAAATACACTTTAATGCAATTTTTAATCTCGCTCTCGCTATGGATTTTATTTTCATTAAAAGCGATAAATTCCCCTAATAATGGCACTTTATCAAATTCAATTTCTAACCAATACGCGCTTAAGGCTTTCGCGCTTTGATAGAGAGCGACTAATTCTTTTTGGTTTTCGTCTAAGGTTTGGGGCTTTTTCTTGCCGTAAGCGATCTTGTCTTTCACTTCTAAAATGTCGCTCTCAGTGATTTCGTTTCGTTGGTGTTTTAGGGCGTTTAGAGCGCTTTCGTTGACTAAAGTCGCTAACATCGCCCCGCTAAAACCCACGCAAATTTTAGCAATCTTAAGATAGTCTAGTGCATGCTTTTTATTTTCTAAAAGCTTTTCTAAAATGCTCTGCCTTTCTAGTAAATCCGGTAAAGAAATGAAAATACGCCGATCAAATCGTTTGCTCCTTAATAGCGCTTCATCCATCACCTCCATTTGGTTAGTCGCTCCTATCACCACCACCTCATCGTTTTGCAAAAACCCATCCATTTCGGTTAAAAGCTGATTGAGCGTGGCCTCTCTTTCATCGCTCCTATGCCCTCCCCTAGCCTTACCCAAAGCGTCAATTTCATCAATAAAAATAATAGAGGGGGCATGCCTTTTAGCATGCATGAAAAGTTCATGCACTTTTTTAGCCCCAGCCCCTACATAAATTTGAGAAAACGCGCTCCCGCTTTCATAAAAAAACGGCACTCTGGCTTCACTCGCTAAAGCTTTAGCGATCATGGTTTTCCCCACTCCAGGAGGCCCGATTAAAAGCACGCCTTTAGGGAGAAAAATCCCTAAATCCTGGTATTTTTTAGGGTTTTTTAAATAATCTATCACTTCTAGTAATTCTTCTTTGACTTCATCCACCCCTGCAATGTCTTCAAAACGCACCCCTAGTGCATCGTATCGTTGGAATGCATTTTCTAATTCGTTTTTAGTCGCGCTCTCTAAACTCATTTTAGTATCCAATCGTTTAGGCAAGCGCCAAAAGATCCCAAAAAGCATGCTAGAAATGAAAAAAAGCAACGCTAAATTCATTTTAGAACCCTTGCTTAAATTTTCTCGTCTTTCTATGGGCATGCTTTCTGGGATTTTATAGGCTCTTAAAAAGGCTTCTTTGTTGGTTTTATAAAGACCCTTGTTAGCATAAAAATAATTTTCATCTTCTGTTAGAGTTTGCTTCGGGTGAGATTGGATCACATAAAAAAAGTCCTTACTGGATATGAGCCTAGAAACATCGCTCAAGACTAAAAAAAGAAGCAAGCAAAAAGTAAGGATCAAAAACCCTAACGCCAAAACAAGCGAGCGGTTTTTGATGCGTTTAAAGGGAGCGATGAGGTTTTCTAAATTTTTAGAAAACGGCATAATTTTCCCTCTCCTTAATTTCATACTCTTTGATTTCTAAAAAACTAGCCCTTAAAGGCTTATCGCTTTTGATTTTAATGGGGTTGAAGAATTGATCTAAGGCTTTAAATTCGCCGTCTTTTTGCGTTTCCACTAAAGCTTTTAGGGGCGTATTAAGCTTGAGTTGCAATTGCCTGAACGCCTTATTTTTATGCAAAATCAAATCTTTAATCGCATTCAAACGCTTTTTAGAATCTTCCAAACTCACGCTATCAGTCATCAAGCTAGAGGGGGTGTCTTTTCGTTTGCTGTAAATAAAAGGGTGGATGTGCGTTAAGGGCAAGCTTTCTAAATTTTTAAACGCTTCTTCAAAAACGCTTCCGCTCTCGCCCGGATGCCCCACAATAAAATCCGTGCCAATAGCAAAATTCTTAGAAGCGATTGTTTCTAATAATTCCCTATCGCTTTTAGTGCGGTTTCTTCTATTCATCCTCTCTAGCATGAGATCATGGCTGTGCTGTAAAGCGATATGCAAATGTTTTTCTAAAAAATCCTCTTTTAAAAGCTCTAAAAATTCATCGTTGATTTGATTAGGTTCTAAGCTCCCAATCCTTATGCGCTTTAACCCAGCAATCTGGCTTAATTTTTTAATCAATCTTGCGATATTACTCCCTTTATCTTTCCCATAGCTCCCCACATTGGTGCCGGTTAAAACCACTTCTTGAACCCCTTTAGAGCATAAAAGGCCCACTTGCTCTAAAATTTTCCTCTCTTCAAAACTCCTAGCTCTCCCTCTCACGCTTGGGATAATGCAATAATTGCAATCAAAATCACAGCCCTCTTGGATCTTGATAAACGCCCTAGTTTTTCCCACAAACTCGCTCACCATCGTGGTGTCTAAGTGCTTGTTTTCTAAATTGTCGTCTATAAAAAAACGCTTTTTTTCTTGCAAAAGCGCGTTAATCTTTTCTTTATTGTCATGCCCAAAAACGCCCTTTAAAAACCCTTTTTCAAAAAGCTCCTTGCCTTGGGTTTTCACCCCACAGCCAGTAAATAGCACTTCCTTATTTAATCGCGCCATTTTTTTAGCGTAACTCCTTACTGTGCTATCGGCCCCATTGGTTACGG
It encodes:
- a CDS encoding vacuolating cytotoxin domain-containing protein; translation: MKKFKKKPKKITRKQKTILKRPLWLMPLLIGGFASGVYADGTDILGLSWGEKSQRVCVHHPWYALWSCDKWEEKTQQYTGNQLITKTWAGGNAANYYHTQNNQDITANLKNDNGTYFLSGLYNYTGGEYNGGNLNIELGSNATFNLGASSGNSFTSWYPNGHTNVTFSAGTINVNNSVEVGNRVGSGAGTHTGIATLNLNANKVTINSNISAYKTSQVNIGNANSTITINSVSLSGDTCSSLAKVGSGANCSTSGPSYSFKGTTNATNTTFSNASGSFTFEENATFSGAKWNGGAFTFNKGFSATNNTAFNSGSFNFKGTSSFNGANFNNATYIFNNQATFQNSSFNGGTFTFNNQTNPTNNAQHPQIQNSSFSGSTTTLKGFVNFQQAFNNSNHQLTIQNASFDNANFNNTGKITINEGASFNNTTFNTSINTNNMTISGSVTLSGKNDLNNGSTLDFGSSTITLTQGTTFNLTSLGSEKSVTILNSSGGITYSGLLNHAINGLTNALKTNESSSKPQSFVQGLWDMITYNGVTGQLLSESAATSKNTDSSPPKSSTNSTQVYQVGYKIGDTIYKLQETFGPNSIIIQALESGTYTPPPVINGSKFDLSASNYINSNMPWYDHKYYIPKSQNFTESGTYYLPSVQIWGSYTNSFKQTFSASGSNLVIGYNSTWTGNSVSSSGTVSFGDTSGSALNGHCGPWPYYQCTGTTNGTYSAYHVYITANLRSGNRIGTGGAANLVFNGVDSINIANATITQHNAGIYSSSMTFSTQSMDNSQNLKGLNSNGKLSVYGATFTNQAKDGKFIFNAGQATFENTNFNGGSYQFSGDSLNFSNNNQFNSGSFEISAKNASFNNANFNNSASFNFNNSNATTSFVGDFTNANSNLQIAGNAVFGNSSDGSQNTANFNNTGSVNISGNATFDNVVFNSPTNTSVKGQVTLNNITLKNLNAPLSFGDGKITFNAHSVINIGEAITNGNPITLVSSSKEIEYNNAFAKNLWQLINYQGHGASSEKLVSSAGNGVYDVVYSFNNQTYNFQEIFSQNSISIRRLGVGMVFDYVDMEKSDHLYYQNALGFMTYMPNSYNNNLGNANNTIYYYDNSIDFYASGKTLFTKAEFSQTFTGQNSAIVFGAKSIWTNASDAPQSNTIIRFGDNKGAGSNDASGHCWNLQCIGFITGHYEAQKIYITGSIESGNRISSGGGASLNFNGLQGILLTNATLYNRAAGTQSSSMNFISNSANIQAQNSYFIDDTAQNKGNPNFSFNALNLDFSNSSFRGYVGTTQSVFKFNAVNAISFTNSTNLSSGLYQISANSVSFDNSNLSVSVGTSSIQANAINLSQNASINASNHSTLELQGDLNVNDTSSLNLNQSAINVSNNATINDYASLIASNGSHLNFNGAVNFNSANITTSLSNSSIVFKGAVSLGGQFNLSNNSSLDFQGSSAITSNTAFNFYDNAFSQSPITFHQALDVKAPLSLGGNLLNPNNSSVLNLKNSELVFGDQGSLNIANIDLLSDLNDNKNRVYNIIQAGMNSNWYERISFFGMRINDGIYDAKNQTYSFTNPLNNALKITESFKDNQLSVTLSQIPGIKNTLYNIGSEIFNYQKVYNNANGVYSYSDDAQGVFYLTSSVKGYYNPNQSYQASGSNNTTKNNNLSSEYSVISQTYNAQGNPISALHIYNKGYNFNNIKALGQMALKLYPEIKKILGNDFSLSSLSDLKGDALNQLTKLITPSDWKNINEFIDNANNSVVQNFNNGALIIGATKIGQTDTNSAVVFGGLGYQTPCDYTDIVCQKFRGTYLGQLLESSSADLGYIDTTFNAKEIYLTGTLGSGNAWGTGGSASVTFNSQTSLILNQANIVSSQTDGIFSMLGQEGINKVFNQAGLANILGEVAVQSINKAGGLGNLIVNTLGSGSVIGGYLTPEQKNQTLSQLLGQNNFDNLMNDSGLNTAIKDLIRQKLGFWTGLVGGLAGLGGIDLQNPEKLIGSMSINDLLSKKGLFNQITGFISANDIGQVISVVLQDIVKPSEALQNDVVALGKQMIGEFLGQDTLNSLESLLQNQQIKSVLDKVLAAKGLGSIYEQGLGDLIPSLGKKGLFAPYGLSQVWQKGDFNFNAQGNVFVQNSTFSNANGGTLSFNAGNSLIFAGNNHIAFTNHFGTLNLLSNQVSNINITTLDASNGLKINAGSNNVSVSQGDLFINASCAQQSDPTTANATNPCALSTQSANGASSNNASNNAPIALNNNDESLMVTANDFNFSGNIYANGVVDFSKIKGSTNVKNLYLYNNAQFQANNLTISNQAVLEKNASFVTNNLNIQGAFNNNATQKIEVLQNLVIASNASLSTGIYGLEVGGALNNLGTIHFNLENSQTPVNPLIQAEGIINLNTTQTPFINVNNSMADNTTYTLLKSSRYIDYNINPNSLQSYLKLYTLININGNHIEEKNGVLTYLGQRVLLQDKGLLLSVALPNSNNASQNNILSLSVLHDQIKMSYGNKIMDFTPPTLQDYIAGIQGQSALNQIEAIGGNNAIKWLSILMMETKENPLFAPIYLENHSLNEILGVTKDLQNTASLISNPNFRDNATNLLELAGYTQQTSRLTKLSDFRAREGESDFSNRLLELKNKRFSDPNPSEVFVKYSQLSKHPNNLWVQGVGGASFISGGNGTLYGLNVGYDRLVKNVILGGYVAYGYSGFNGNIMHSLGNNVDVGMYTRAFLKRNEFTLSANETYGGNATSINSSNPLLSVLNQRYNYNTWTTSVNGNYGYDFMFKQKSVVLKPQVGVSYHFIGLSGMKGKMNDAAYKQFLMHSNPSNESVLTLNMGLESRKYFGQNSYYFVTARLGRDLLINSKGDNVVRFVGGNTLLYRKGEVFNTFASVITGGEMHLWRLMYVNAGVGLKMGLQYQDINITGNVGMRVAF
- a CDS encoding DUF4149 domain-containing protein, giving the protein MKKFGLGVYLLLLGILGGSLIILGAIVAPIVFKASSILPELNLTPFESGKLMAQIFVRFNYLLGAIGFVVLLYEIISFIYYKRSLVYLILGVAIGALCLLFVFYYTPYILNAQKVGEAALQSAEFARSHAQSEWLFKELFVLVCALFFWRLLGKNAV
- the bioV gene encoding pimelyl-ACP methyl ester esterase BioV; translated protein: MRFFSGFGFVNESVLFEEWLLKGAYDVSGFSMGAIKAIEYAYNEILQQRRINSLLLFSPCMLAHKSLAFKRLQLSSFQKDPQNYMDNFYQAVGLNAQLERFKKMGSLEELEFLLDYKYSDRIIRFLLEKGVKIEVFIGLKDRITDIQALLEFFMPLVQVWQFKDCNHLLQKS
- a CDS encoding AAA family ATPase, giving the protein MPFSKNLENLIAPFKRIKNRSLVLALGFLILTFCLLLFLVLSDVSRLISSKDFFYVIQSHPKQTLTEDENYFYANKGLYKTNKEAFLRAYKIPESMPIERRENLSKGSKMNLALLFFISSMLFGIFWRLPKRLDTKMSLESATKNELENAFQRYDALGVRFEDIAGVDEVKEELLEVIDYLKNPKKYQDLGIFLPKGVLLIGPPGVGKTMIAKALASEARVPFFYESGSAFSQIYVGAGAKKVHELFMHAKRHAPSIIFIDEIDALGKARGGHRSDEREATLNQLLTEMDGFLQNDEVVVIGATNQMEVMDEALLRSKRFDRRIFISLPDLLERQSILEKLLENKKHALDYLKIAKICVGFSGAMLATLVNESALNALKHQRNEITESDILEVKDKIAYGKKKPQTLDENQKELVALYQSAKALSAYWLEIEFDKVPLLGEFIAFNENKIHSESEIKNCIKVYLSGTIVLELLYKERYSLSKQDLQKAKFLNEFMASELLLTPTKESLSVLYEEQLEFLKPQIAACKRLSTLLLEQEYLEHSHLYDLLNG
- the mtaB gene encoding tRNA (N(6)-L-threonylcarbamoyladenosine(37)-C(2))-methylthiotransferase MtaB, which encodes MKKVYFKTFGCRTNLFDTQVMGENLKDFRATLEEQEADIIIINSCTVTNGADSTVRSYAKKMARLNKEVLFTGCGVKTQGKELFEKGFLKGVFGHDNKEKINALLQEKKRFFIDDNLENKHLDTTMVSEFVGKTRAFIKIQEGCDFDCNYCIIPSVRGRARSFEERKILEQVGLLCSKGVQEVVLTGTNVGSYGKDKGSNIARLIKKLSQIAGLKRIRIGSLEPNQINDEFLELLKEDFLEKHLHIALQHSHDLMLERMNRRNRTKSDRELLETIASKNFAIGTDFIVGHPGESGSVFEEAFKNLESLPLTHIHPFIYSKRKDTPSSLMTDSVSLEDSKKRLNAIKDLILHKNKAFRQLQLKLNTPLKALVETQKDGEFKALDQFFNPIKIKSDKPLRASFLEIKEYEIKERENYAVF